Part of the Arachis hypogaea cultivar Tifrunner chromosome 6, arahy.Tifrunner.gnm2.J5K5, whole genome shotgun sequence genome, ATTTCTGGAGAACtcgaattcctcttcttcctcatccATAATTTCATCCATGTTCATGGTTGAATTCAAGACACGAAAAATCAAACAAAGGGAAAACTTTTATAGTTGTTGTGGCTTGTTGACTAGTCTATTCTTCGTTAATTGCAATCTCTGTTGCAGGTtatcacaaaaaaaaagagagagagagaactgcAGAACTTAGAGCATTGTTCAAAACAAGTATACCATTATATAAGCACAAATCACAATCAAACTTGCGAAAACATACGGAACGTAGAATGAAACGCTAACCATCGGGTCCGCCGATTTGGTGGGTGGTGTCGGTGGCCGGAGATGAAATGCTGTTGGGTTAGTTTGGTCTTCCTCAGGCTCGAGATTTGGCGGGTACATACGTGCTTTAGAATCAGAGATGCTATTTGTGCCCTAGGGATTTTCCCGCCGTTTTTCTTGTTTCCATTTGACTAGTTGAGACTTTGAGTAGCTCAGGAGTGCATGCTGGGTCGGGCCCGAATGCTGGGTTATTGGATCACTCGTTAAACCAATGAATtcagtcataattaaataaaaatttaaataagttaaataatcatttaattaaaaacttaaatttaaaattaattactaaattattcCATTAAAAACCTaaactaactaattattaatattaaattacgaTTGTCAATGAATTATAGTTTAAATAGCAtaattttttcacatttatttaagaggtcacaaatttaaatttttttatatttaataaaaaaatatatactaaattacgatttatatttataaaatttgtgaATATTGAGAAATGGCCCTCTCTTTTGGTTCACCAGCTCGTAACATGATGGCATAGATTCCATAGTAGTGGAAGGGATATGGTGCCCAATTCATACTCGCTTATAATTAGGGATATGTTTTTTACTTGAATTTGACACTGCttttaattatttgaaattatttggcgattacttttttaaatttttatttagtttacattatatttttttatgttatgctAATTCTcactttattcattttatttttattcgtaTTATTCCTTTTCATGACTATTTACTACAATAGAATACTATTTTAGTAGGCACCGAATTCACCGGTCTCAGaatgtttggaccattaaatagtctcataacaaaatatattttttaagtttttttaataattgctaaatagtctttttttaaatttaattacaaattaacttcgtatattttatttaattataaaaataattttttattttataaataattattttatcataaatctatcatatttattaacaatcaagaacaaaaacaataacgaattagatcttccattgatcctaataaattttttggctattccaatcgattaaaagattaaaattgaTCTGTGACATTCGTGAGTAATCAtaaaatcgtgtttccttgaaatccaatcgattggattacagttTATTACTGAACAATCTATTGAAAATTGCAAGGAAGCATGGTTTTCgcataaatcaatcgattggtcatattaaccaatcgattgaatggtGAATTAAATgtggtttttttttataattcaatcgattgaattgttcAAAACAACCTGAGTtctcacaattcaatcaattgcttttgttactcaatcgattgaatttaccAAAACAATATGGATTTGACAAATTCAATCGATTTAAATGTGctatccaatcgattgaaatgtgtACTACGCCTATTTCAATATTGTTTTCGTTTTTAGAAATTATCTTGTTATTCATCTATctcatctttaaaattctatcttcaatttttgcagttttattttgatttagatactctaatcttatcttttcttaatattaatattataaattggtgaataatccaTCACTAATTATTCAATCCCACCATTAAAATCGTGTATCATTttctttgattataaaaaatttcattgttttttttttaaatatacatcTACTCAATATCCAATTTCTTTAGAACATCCATCTTTAAAAGAGAACAAGAGAGAAAATGATCACACACTCGCTTTTCAGTTTTAATGATTTAGCTGTTACCGCCGCAAACGGGACTTTTGTAGaaagaaaaattcaataaaaaacgCTATTAGACTACTAATAATGTTAAGAGTTCAAAAAAAAAGAacccaattttttaatttttttttgtggtttCTATCTTTCTCTCTATCAATATATGCTTTGTGCCTAAGGCAAGGGATTGAATAGGTAGAtcaattcaaaattgaataatatcatttatgtttttcttttttactgtcattaatttattagaaaaacaaatttaaaaattaaaaaataactagattcacggtattaattttttttttactgtcATTAATttattagagaaaaaaatttaaaaattaaaaaataactagaTTTAGGATTTGTTTGGGAACTTTTAAGAAAATATCCTTTTTAGAGTTATCTTcatttaaaagatcttatgaaaaagtaaaagtaattttatgtttgtgtatttcatataaaaagatctttttatttatcaattatgtttggatataacaatataaaaataattttttgtttatttatcacatgaaaaatatttttttaaagaaaaaaaatatctttttaaaagaaaaaaatatctttttaaaagaaTATGTAAATTACACCTTCtcaagaaagatattttttatttttctagtacttctacttttactactagaaatttatcaaacacgctaaaaaataaaaaaaatcttcttttcattaattttttttatcaaaatgacGTCCAAACAAGTACTTAAGTTATTTCTCTATgtccattttcaaaaaaaaatttagaagtcATATGCCAAAAATATATGTTGCGAGTCAATGTGGACGGTGGCATATCCTAGCAGATGATCATGATTTTCAGTGTTTCACAACAAATTCAGAATCGAAGATTCTCAATTTTTTGTTTGAGGGGAGGAATAGTGTTGAATGAAAATGTTAAGTGGAAAGATCGAAAGAtgatagaataaaaaattatatacacatatttttatataaaattaataattacaaattattaataataattagataaatatattaaattatttaataattttaaattaataattttttataagaataattgtatataaattttaatttcaaaacaatTATAGGCGATATTTTACTTATAGTACAATCAAATGTTGAAAACGAGTTAAGGAGTGTCTTTGTAACAAGATAATGTACTTTTTTCATTTTAGGTAAAGAATAAAAAAACTTTCTAAAAAAGGAATGAAAGGACGAGCAAGGTGGAGTTGCCTCATAGGGTTGTATAATTAGTTACAGTTATTAGGGATATTTTTTTGACAGTGTAATGAAAAGTGGCTCATATCATATCATTCTGTAGTTAAGACACTAATTTTTGGGTAAAAAACCCAAATAAACCAAGTTGAGAATTTTTttatccaaatcagccaaaatgaaaattttttcaataatcaaCCAATGACCATTtaaatgtaattcgaatcaacatgatTCGAACTTGgattgcatgtaattcgaatcatatagattcgaattactcactGACACTCAAAGCAACATAATTCGAATTCAGCTAATTCGAATTAGGCAGcaacatgtaattcgaatcaagttgattcgaactACTTCCATGCATGCCATTCAACGTAATTCGAAGTGGATTAATTCGAACTACacctgaatatttttttaaaatttttttaataaatttatttaaattataccaaaaaaaatattttattatatacaaaataattttaaaaaatggcttaaaagatgttaggagtactataaaaatttgtaatgtcctaatgacttgggatattaaagaaatactctacatagtcaacaataatttaaaaattaaaataaatatagttataaccagtatttacctaaattactagaatattacaaacttttatagtacttctaacattttttaagtcatttttttaattgttttgcatagaaaatagcttaaaatggcttaaaatgccctttattctatggaaaacaatttttaaaaagatggcttaaaaaatgttaggagtactataaaagtttgtaatgtcctaatgacttaggacattaaaaaaatactctacatagtcaataataatttaaaaattaaaataaatatagttataaTCCGTATTTACCTAAaatactagaatattacaaacttttataatactcctaacattttttaagccattttattttaaattattttgcatagaaaatAGCTTAAAATAgcttaaaatggcttaaaatgccCTTTATTTTATAcgaaacaattttttaaaaaatggcttaaaaaatattatgagtactataaaaatttgtaatgtcctaatgacttagaacattaaagaaatactgtacatagtcaataataatttaaaaattaaaataaatataattataaccagtatttatctaaattattagaatattacaaatttttataatatttctaacattttttaagcctttttttaaattattttgcatagaacaaagggcattttaagccattttaagccattttctatgcaaaacaatttttaaaaaatggcttaaaaaaatattagtagtactataaaagtttgtaatattctagtattTTAGGTAAATACGGGttataactatatttattttaatttttaaattattgttgactatgtagagtatttctttaatatcctaagtcattaggacattacaaacttttatagtactcttaacattttttaagtcatttttttaaaaattgttttccaTAGAACAAAGGGtattttaagccattttaagccattttctatgcaaaacaattttaaaaaaatggcttaaaaaatattaggagtactataaaagtttgtaatattcttgtaatttaggtaaatagtggttataactatatttattttaatttttaaattattgttgactatgtagagtatttctttaatatcccaagtcattaggacattacaaatttttatagtactcctaacatcttttaagcaattttttaaaattattttgtatataataaaatatttttttggtataatttaaataaatttattaaaaaaattttaaaaaaatattcaggtGTAGTTCGAATTAATCCACTTCGAATTACGTTGAATGGCATGCATGGAAGTagttcgaatcaacttgattcgaattacatgttgCTGCCTAATTCGAATTAGCTGAATTCGAATTATGTTGCTTTGAGTGTCagtgagtaattcgaatctatatgattcgaattacatgcaatcCAAGTTCGAatcatgttgattcgaattacatttaAATGGTCATTGGTTGATTActgaaaaaattttcattttggcTTATTTGGGTAAAAAAATTCTCAGCCTGGTTTATTTGGGTTTTTTACCCCTAATTTTTTATAGACAGATTAGTATATTGGGCtgcatttatttataaatatagatatttaaataaagataaaaaaatataaaattatatttaataaataagatattaataaaaatattatatttaaaaatattaataaaaggtataatttattttttattatttattatttttattaattttttataactgtattttttataattatattttttattcttatatttttttaaaatttttaaataaaaaaagaataaattagactttataatttattttaatttatcaccaaataaaatacaaaaatattaatttttgtgtttcCGCCTTTTAtgttttgttcttaatattttatCTTATCCTATTCTTAAAATCAAACGTAGCCAAAGTGTacactaaaatatatattaagtgtttgggtaaagtatattttttatttttaaaatttgttaaaaatttaaaaaatattcctaaattttattttattttaattttgtcaaaGAAGttattaaattgcatcaaatatactcataacggctaatttttcaaaaaatgtaaTAACAATTTAGTAACAATTTTACAAGAATCTTTAAAATAGGCAAACCAGACATAATATgcattattagtttattactgtattagtcataaattttttaaaaatttagctggTAAGAGTATaattgatacaaataaaaaattttagagacaaaattaaaataaaataaaacttaacgatatttttaaatttttttataaactttaaaaacgaaaaatatactttaccctaagtATTTTGTAcaaaacattaaaatataaatataatctaTTGATGGGAATATAATCATGGAACAGCAAAATAAGAACAATGCACTGATGCACAACATCAAACCTTCAATGGGAATATAATCATGAAAGCAACAAAATATGACGAATGTAGTTGAAAACATTCAAGCCAATTGTAGAAACGTTATCACAAACAAAAGATTAAGTACATTTTAAAGAATCAATAAGGGCAAAGACACGAGGGGAAAAAAGATAaattctttttaccaaaaatagaaaaaaaaatcttatattttaaaggctcttgaaaaaaattagcttTTCAGTTTTTTCCGCCGTCACTTTTTTTTATGTACACTCGTACGCTTTCTATATCGAGAATTTTTCACCGTGAAGAAAAGTTACGAAAATCATAATGGTTTTAGTTCATACATTAACAATTAACACATGCACAACATCAAAATTCgaaaaaaccaataaaaaataaaaattttaaaaaaatcacgtttttaataaaaaaaaaagaagaaaaaagaattagGAAATCGAGTTCACCTCGACGCTTTCATTTACGTCAAGCTTTAGTTTGGAAGAAATTTTAAACTTTATGATTAAAGGAAGATTCTCCAATGTCATTGAAAAAGAACGAGAGAGAGAATGATCACACACCGATTTTTCAGTTTCAATGGTTTAGCTATTACTGCCGCAAACGgaatttttgtagaaaaagaaATTCAATCAAAAAACGTTTATTCGACTACTAGTAATGTTAAGAGTTCAAACAAAAAAGTGAAAAAcccaattttctattttttcttttttttttcacgatTTCTATATTTCTCTCTCTATCAATATATGCTTTGTACCCAAGACAAAGGATAGAATACGGTAggttaattcaaaattaaatagtgtcatttaaatataTGCTTTTGTGTCAATATATGCTTTTGTTCTTATGCATATGTTTATTTCAATCAAACCTTGATGATCACCTTTGGAGATTTGGGTGGTTTTAATTAGATAGTCAACGTAGTTCTAGTTGccattaaattttgaatttttagctaaattttcgaatattttttttattggattatCAACATTTTTTAGATTAAGTAATTTATActcttaaaaatttattaaattcttattttaaatgTCAAAGAACCTAATTTATTCCTCAATAAACTTTATAAGTATATATGAATGTGCACATCATTTTTTCAAGCTACTCAATTTCTATGTAAACATATTAACATCAATGTAAGTTTCATTGTTTGTTACATCTATTTGGTTATAGTAATCCTGTAACTATTAAAGACACATCTATTTGGACTTGTGCTTTTTTATCCTCTTCCTTCGAAATTTCCTTATTCTTGTAAAAATTTTCATAATCTaccaaaaaaaaacaataaacatCAATCAGAAAATACAAAACTAAACCCAAACAATCCCTGAAACAAACACAGTCATCTAAGTTTAGCGAATAAAGACAACAACTGAAACAGTTCCATTTTCACTACTAATATAGACACATCCAGTATACAAAATGGCATtatcaatagtttaatttcttagGTTAACTGGTTTTATATCTAACAATTACCATAAACTAATTTCAGCAGTACAAACCAAAAATTAAGACAAAGAAATATGAgttaatttaaaaccacaaacaTAGTTTGAATGTAAAAGAAGCATTcaccaaaacaaaaataatatataaattaaaatacataacaaCTAGAACAactcttaggtagcgtttgttggagagacagagactaagagacagggattgaaataaatctcagtattctattTGGTGTAAAATGAGAGacaagaattgaaacaagaatgaaactttaatttaatttgcacaaagggtaaaattggaattaattaattgaaatgaaagtattttaggtataaaatgttattaaactttcagtctccatctctaaaaatttcagtctcttgtgtccctactttttggaggtactgaaatactgaaattttagaaatagcgacagaaattttagtaccagtctctgaacaaACAAACACAATACTGGTGGtcctataattttataaaatttataattaaatccctgttttcttttctctttcaattGAGTACTTAGActgatttaattttataattagattctttttaatataaaaaaatattaaaatcaactGAATATTTCTTTTCCAAACCAGATAAAGAAAATGTAGATTGTAAAAAAAACTTCGGTAAGTAAATGATAAAGCTTCTTAAACCTTCTAAATTTAGCTGAACGATATTTACAACCTTCTAtgcattattaaattagttaataattttaaattaataatttttttataaaaataattatatctaaattttaatttcaaaacaatTATAGGCGATATTTTGCTTATAGGACAATCAAACGCTGAAAACTGAATTAAGTTGTGTATTTGTAATAAGATAATGTACTTTTCTTATTTTAGATAAAGTTTTTATAATAAGATAATAGTTAATTAGTTATTAGGGATATTTTTTTGATAGTGTCATGAAAAGTGGCTCATATCATATCATTCTGTAGTTAAGACACTAATTTTTTATAGACACATTAGTATATACGGGTGTATTTGTTTATAAATATAGATATTTAAatagagataaaaaaatataaaattatatttgataaatgaGATATTGACAGAAATATTATGTTTATAAATACTAATAAAAggtataacttattttttattttttattatttttgttaattttttattcttatatttttttcaaaatttttaaataaaaaaaaaataaattagacttttataatttattttagtttatcaccaaataaaatacaaaaatattaatttttgtgtccCTGCCTTTTATATTTTGTTCTTAGTATCTTATCTTATCATATTCTCAAAATCAAACGTAGCCAAAGTGtacattaaaatatatattaagtgtttgggtaaagtatattttttattcttaaaatttgttaaaaatttaaaaaatatttctaaattttattttattttaattttgtccaaaAAGTTATcaaattgcatcaaatatactcataacggctaatttttcaaaaaatgtaaGAACGATTTAGTAACAATTTTACAAGAATCTTTAAAATAGGCAAACCAGACATAGTATgcattattagtttattactgtATTAGtcctaaactttttgaaaatttagctgaTAAAAGTATAATtgatataaatacaaaattttagggacaaaattaaaataaaataaaacttaacgatatttttaaatttttttataaactttaaaaacgaaaaatatactttatcctaagTATTTTGTAcaaaacattaaaatataaatataatctaTTGATGGGAATATAATCATGGAACAGCAAAATAAGAACAATGCACAACATTAAACCTTCAATGGGAATATAATCATGAAAGCAACAAAATATGACAAATGTAGTTGAAAACATTCAAGCCAATTGTAGAAACGTTATCACAAACAAAAGATTAAGTACATTTTAAAGAATCAATAAGGGCAAAGACACGAGGGGAAAAAAGATAAactctttttaccaaaaatagaaaaaaataaaaaattcttatattttaaaggctcttgaaaaaaattagcttTTCAGTTTTCTCCGCCGCCACTTTTTTTATGTACACTCATACACTTTTTATATCGAGAATCTTCCACCGTGAAGAAAAGTTACGAGAATCATAATGGTTTTAGTTCATACATTAACAGTTAACACATGCACAACATCAAAATTcgaaaaaaccaataaaaatagaaattttaaaaaagatcacgtttttaataaaaaaaaaagaagaagaaagaattaggaaATCGAGTTCACCTCGACGCTTTCATTTACGTCAAGCTTTAGTTTagaagaaattttaaattttatgatcaaAGAAAGATTCTCCAATGTCATTGAAAAAGAACGAGAGAGAGAATGATCACACACCGACTTTTCAGTTTCAATGGTTTAGCTGTTACCGCCGCAAACGGGATTTTTGTAGAAAAAGAAATTCAATCAAAAAACGTTTATTCGACTACTAGTAATGTTAAGAGTTCAAACGAAAAAGTGAAAAAcccaatttttcattttttttttacgattTCTATATTTTTCTCTCTATCAATATATGCTTTGTGCCCAAGACAAGGGATAGAATATGGTAggttaattcaaaattaaatagtgtcatttaaatataTGCTTTTGGGTCAATATATGCTTTTGTTCTTATGCATATATTTATTTCAATCAAACCTTGATGATCACATTTGGAGATTTGGATTTGGATGGTTTTAATTAGATAGTCATCGTAGTTCTAGTTgccattaaattttaaatttttagctaaattttcgaatattttttttattggattatCAACATCTTTTAGATTAAGTAATTTATActcttaaaaatttattaaattcttattttgaaTGTCAAAGAACCTAATTTATTCTTCAATAAACTTTATAAGTATATATGAATGTGCACATCATTTTTTCAAGCTACTCAATTTCTATGTAAACATATTAACATCAATGTAAGTTTCATTATTTGTTACATCTATTTGGTTATAGTAATCCTGTAACTATTAAAGACACATCTATTTGGACTTGTGCTTTTTTATCCTCTTCCTTCGAAATTTTCTTATTCTTGTAAAAATTCTCATAATCtgccaaaaacaaaaacaataaacaTCAATCAGAAAACACAAAACTAAACCCAAACAATCCCTAAAGCAAACACAATCATCTAAGTTTAGCGAATAAAGACAACAACTGAAACAGTTCCATTTTCACTACTAATATAGACACATCCAGTATACAAAATGGCACtatcaatagtttaatttcttagGTTAACTGGTTTTATATCTAACAATTACCATAAACTAATTTCAGCAGTACAAACCAAAAATTAAGACAAAGAAATATGAgttaatttaaaaccacaaacaTAGTTTGAATGTAAAAGAAGCATTcaccaaaacaaaaataatatataaattaaaatacataacaaCTAGAACAACTAAGGAACTTGGTTTTATCTTGGTGCTTATGTCACAATGTAAAAGCATGATATAATTCTTGTACTCTATATATGTCCTCAACCAATAAAAAACTATAGTGCTCTCAACTTTTAACTTTTTGGATTTTTAAGAAAGAATATATATAATGACAAATTGACAACTAGACACCAactaaaaattagtaaaaaaagataaatatataagTAGCCAAAATATGAATATGTAAATCTTCgtaattttatttaatagaaaCAATTAAAATGAATTTAATAAGTATATGAAATATGACAAAAAATAAGACGCCACATaagtctttctttttcttttctatttatttttttctaaaggaATAGAACAAGCAGATCATAGTatgcaaaaataaaacaaaacttaGAAGCAGTAACTTACTAATCTTAGGCAGTTGAACTTATTAATGAACCTTGGTGCAGACGATTCATGATCAAGAGGTTCTCCTCCTCGGATAATAAGGCCTTGTCATAAGACTTCATAATAAAGTTGACAATTAAATATGAAGACTTCATAATATCAATAGATCAGAACATTATCCAAAACTTACTTCATCTACTGAGTTATCTCAAACACTCTCAAATGGCTTATTAAACCACTGAGAAAAATCCTCATATGAAATAAATATGTTAGGTAACTTGCATAATACCATCCCTACAAATCATCCTATTTAAGTAAAAAAGACCTGCAATTTTACgggaaaaaaatatcaaaatatcaaaaaGTCCCAAAACATTCaaatatgaaaaatttaaaaaaaaaaaaataaaaaaactgaaaCAACCCTGTAGGGACTTCGTTGGTTACCGTGTTGGTGGGCATGCCTCGGGGAGAGCAGGTGATCTGTGAATCGCCAGGAGAAGGACTGCGGCGGTAAATTGCAAATCGCGAGGGGAGGAGAGTTGCCGTGGTGGTGGCGGATCATGTGGGAAAGGGCTGCGGCAGTGGTGGCGACGCCACGAATTGCAACGAGAACGGCGATACGGTGGTGGCAGGCTGCAAATCGCAACGAGGAGGGCGCTGTGGTGGTCGATATCGCTGCGAATCGTGACAAGAACGGCTCTGTGGCGGTCGGCGGCGTTGCAAATCACG contains:
- the LOC112756152 gene encoding uncharacterized protein, which encodes MNICNVNQGVTPPKFSHSSLAIFASGTYTVTGAPPTTASLVICNAADRHRAVLVTIRSDIDHHSALLVAICSLPPPYRRSRCNSWRRHHCRSPFPHDPPPPRQLSSPRDLQFTAAVLLLAIHRSPALPEACPPTRSFLLK